In Streptomyces capitiformicae, one genomic interval encodes:
- a CDS encoding DUF5685 family protein, whose translation MFGVVRPCSHRLGEGLRAQWVAHLCGLCLALRGDHGQFARVVTNYDGLLVSVLTEAQAERTTGWRRTAGPCPLRGMRTASVARGEGARLAAAVSLVLASAKVRDHVADGDGLLARGLVAPTARRVAASWGRAGARTGSDVGFDTAVLVDAVDRQLGIEALAGPGTPLLTVTEPTETATAAAFAHTAVLAGRPGNAGPLAEAGRLFGRLAHLLDAVEDQAADATAGAWNLLTTTGTSLAEARRLADDALHGIRLALREVEFVDGKLAHLLLAHELRRSVDRTFGTVPVCASHQHGGPPQQGDPYAGGGNPYAGGGGNPYAGGGGAYGGGGSGGGGSGGGGSGGFGGVPSPQPPQRRGFWAGCGMFSLLCCTCQLCCAEEYEGPWSRKRREGCCRDCDCDCCEGCDCCGCDCNC comes from the coding sequence TTGTTCGGAGTAGTGAGGCCTTGCAGCCATCGACTCGGTGAGGGGCTGCGGGCGCAGTGGGTAGCACATCTGTGCGGGCTCTGTCTCGCGCTGCGCGGGGACCATGGGCAGTTCGCCCGGGTCGTGACCAACTATGACGGCCTGCTCGTCTCCGTTCTGACGGAGGCTCAGGCCGAGCGGACCACGGGGTGGCGGCGGACCGCCGGGCCCTGTCCGCTGCGCGGGATGCGCACCGCGTCCGTCGCGCGGGGCGAGGGCGCGCGGCTCGCCGCCGCCGTCTCGCTGGTGCTCGCCTCGGCCAAGGTGCGCGACCACGTGGCCGACGGGGACGGACTGCTCGCCCGGGGGCTGGTGGCGCCGACCGCGCGCCGGGTCGCGGCGAGTTGGGGGCGCGCGGGCGCTCGTACGGGATCGGATGTCGGGTTCGACACGGCGGTGCTGGTCGACGCGGTGGACCGGCAGCTGGGTATCGAGGCGCTCGCCGGCCCGGGGACGCCGCTGCTGACCGTCACCGAGCCGACCGAGACCGCGACCGCCGCCGCCTTCGCGCATACGGCGGTGCTGGCCGGACGCCCCGGCAACGCCGGACCGCTCGCCGAGGCCGGCCGGCTCTTCGGCCGGCTCGCCCATCTGCTGGACGCGGTGGAGGACCAGGCCGCCGACGCCACCGCAGGCGCGTGGAACCTTCTGACTACGACCGGGACCTCCCTGGCCGAGGCCCGGCGGCTCGCCGACGACGCCCTGCACGGGATCCGGCTCGCGCTGCGCGAGGTCGAGTTCGTGGACGGCAAGCTGGCCCATCTGCTCCTCGCGCACGAACTGCGGCGCTCGGTGGACAGGACCTTCGGGACGGTGCCGGTGTGCGCGTCCCATCAGCACGGCGGGCCGCCGCAGCAGGGCGATCCGTATGCGGGTGGCGGGAATCCGTACGCCGGAGGTGGCGGAAACCCGTACGCCGGGGGCGGTGGGGCGTACGGCGGTGGCGGGTCCGGCGGTGGCGGATCCGGCGGTGGCGGGTCCGGCGGTTTCGGTGGGGTGCCGTCTCCGCAGCCGCCGCAGCGGCGGGGGTTCTGGGCGGGCTGCGGGATGTTCTCGCTGCTGTGCTGCACCTGCCAGTTGTGCTGCGCCGAGGAGTACGAAGGCCCGTGGTCCCGGAAGCGGCGCGAGGGCTGTTGTCGGGACTGTGACTGCGACTGCTGTGAGGGGTGCGACTGCTGTGGCTGCGACTGCAACTGCTGA
- a CDS encoding S1 family peptidase produces the protein MRIKRTTPRSGITRRTRLIAVTTGLVAAAAVTVPTASAAGTQTFSAAELKSASSSVLKADVPGTAWAIDPATDKVVVTVDSTVSQAELAKIKKAAGDNAGALTIKRTPGKFNKLIKGGDAIYASSWRCSLGFNVRNGSTYSFLTAGHCTDGAGTWYSNSGRTTVLGPTAGSSFPTNDYGIVRYSNTSIPKDGTAGSVDITSAATPSVGTNVIRTGSTTGTRTGRVTALNATVNYGSGDIVYGMIQTTVCAEPGDSGGPLYGSNGVAYGLTSGGSGNCTSGGTTFFQPVTEALSAYGVAVY, from the coding sequence GTGAGGATCAAGCGCACCACCCCCCGCAGTGGCATAACGAGACGGACCCGGCTGATCGCCGTGACCACCGGACTCGTGGCCGCAGCCGCCGTCACGGTCCCCACCGCCAGCGCGGCCGGCACCCAGACCTTCAGCGCGGCCGAGCTGAAGAGCGCCAGCTCATCGGTGCTCAAGGCCGATGTCCCGGGCACCGCCTGGGCGATCGACCCGGCGACGGACAAGGTCGTCGTCACCGTCGACAGCACCGTCTCCCAGGCGGAGCTCGCGAAGATCAAGAAGGCGGCGGGCGACAACGCCGGCGCCCTGACGATCAAGCGGACCCCGGGCAAGTTCAACAAGCTGATCAAGGGCGGCGACGCCATCTATGCGAGTAGCTGGCGCTGCTCCCTCGGCTTCAACGTCCGCAACGGGAGCACCTACTCCTTCCTGACCGCCGGTCACTGCACGGACGGCGCGGGCACCTGGTACTCCAACTCCGGTCGTACGACGGTCCTCGGCCCGACCGCCGGGTCGAGCTTCCCGACCAACGACTACGGCATCGTGCGCTACAGCAACACGTCCATCCCCAAGGACGGCACCGCGGGCAGCGTGGACATCACCAGCGCCGCCACCCCGAGCGTGGGCACCAATGTCATCCGCACCGGCTCCACCACCGGTACCCGCACCGGACGCGTGACCGCCCTCAACGCGACCGTGAACTACGGCAGCGGCGACATCGTCTACGGCATGATCCAGACCACGGTCTGCGCCGAGCCCGGCGACTCAGGCGGCCCGCTCTACGGCAGCAACGGTGTGGCGTACGGCCTCACCTCCGGCGGCAGCGGCAACTGCACGTCCGGTGGCACGACCTTCTTCCAGCCCGTCACGGAGGCACTGAGCGCCTACGGCGTCGCTGTCTACTGA
- a CDS encoding SPFH domain-containing protein produces the protein MCEGLALVRAADSPAVEASKKLAEAAKGMSEQPAALQLRLLQTVVAVAAEKNPMLVLPFPVELLRFLERAQQAPSRQAQQVPRRSRLSTGNRCRSNFRVGRPVWIRILRGWISDRTRPHPLLRGSSRRVFAV, from the coding sequence GTGTGCGAGGGGCTCGCCCTCGTTCGGGCGGCGGACAGCCCCGCGGTGGAGGCGTCGAAGAAGCTCGCGGAAGCCGCCAAGGGGATGTCCGAGCAACCCGCCGCACTCCAACTGCGGCTGCTGCAGACGGTGGTGGCGGTGGCGGCGGAGAAGAATCCCATGCTCGTACTGCCCTTCCCGGTGGAGCTGTTGCGGTTCCTGGAGCGGGCCCAGCAGGCACCCTCGCGGCAGGCTCAGCAGGTCCCCCGCCGCAGCCGACTGTCGACCGGCAACCGGTGCAGGAGCAACTTCCGTGTCGGGCGCCCCGTTTGGATTCGGATCCTGAGGGGTTGGATTTCGGACAGGACTAGACCTCACCCGCTGCTGAGGGGGTCGTCGCGTCGCGTGTTTGCAGTGTGA
- a CDS encoding S1 family peptidase produces the protein MKHRRITRRRAVVTGAGIAALVAAGVTFQTANASETAPTAEPKALSITAAGKLASTLGADLGADAAGTYYDAKSKLLVVNVLDEAAAETVEAAGAKARIVENSLGELKSARTTLKEDAAIPGTAWATDPTTNKVVVTADRTVSKAELARLTKVVDDLGAKAELRRTKGEFKPFVAGGDAITGGSGRCSLGFNVVKGGEPFFLTAGHCTEGISEWSADGQVIGANEVSSFPDNDYGLVKYTADVDHPSEVNLYNGSAQAISGAAEATVGMEVTRSGSTTQVHSGKVTGLDATVNYGNGDIVNGLIQTDVCAEPGDSGGSLFSGDKAIGLTSGGSGDCTSGGETFFQPVTEALSATGTQIG, from the coding sequence TTGAAGCACCGACGCATAACCAGGCGCCGTGCCGTCGTGACAGGTGCGGGCATCGCCGCACTCGTCGCCGCGGGAGTGACCTTCCAGACTGCGAACGCGAGTGAGACCGCGCCGACCGCCGAGCCGAAAGCGCTCTCGATCACGGCGGCCGGAAAGCTCGCCTCGACCCTCGGCGCGGACCTCGGCGCCGACGCGGCGGGAACGTACTACGACGCGAAGAGCAAGCTCCTCGTCGTGAACGTGCTCGACGAGGCCGCCGCCGAGACCGTCGAGGCGGCCGGCGCCAAGGCCCGCATCGTCGAGAACTCCCTCGGTGAGCTGAAGAGCGCCCGGACGACCCTCAAGGAGGACGCCGCCATCCCCGGCACCGCCTGGGCCACCGACCCGACCACCAACAAGGTCGTCGTCACCGCCGACCGCACCGTCTCCAAGGCCGAGCTGGCGAGACTCACGAAGGTCGTGGACGACCTCGGCGCCAAGGCCGAACTCAGGCGCACGAAGGGGGAGTTCAAGCCCTTCGTCGCGGGCGGTGACGCCATCACCGGCGGCAGCGGCCGCTGCTCCCTCGGCTTCAACGTGGTCAAGGGCGGCGAGCCGTTCTTCCTGACGGCCGGTCACTGCACTGAGGGCATCTCCGAGTGGTCGGCCGACGGCCAGGTCATCGGCGCGAACGAGGTCTCCAGCTTCCCGGACAACGACTACGGCCTGGTCAAGTACACCGCCGACGTCGACCACCCGAGCGAGGTCAACCTCTACAACGGCTCCGCCCAGGCCATCAGCGGCGCCGCCGAGGCCACCGTCGGCATGGAGGTCACCCGCAGCGGCTCGACCACCCAGGTCCACAGCGGCAAGGTCACCGGCCTCGACGCCACCGTGAACTACGGCAACGGTGACATCGTCAACGGCCTCATCCAGACCGACGTCTGCGCCGAGCCCGGCGACAGCGGCGGCTCGCTCTTCTCGGGCGACAAGGCCATCGGCCTCACCTCCGGCGGCAGCGGCGACTGCACCTCGGGCGGCGAGACCTTCTTCCAGCCCGTCACCGAGGCACTGTCGGCGACCGGCACACAGATCGGCTGA
- a CDS encoding cytochrome c biogenesis CcdA family protein, which yields MTDLPLALAIGAGMLAAVNPCGFALLPAYLSLLVLGDDSPSRVVAVGRALTATAAMTAGFAALFGVFGLAVQPVAGQVQEHLPWFTIVFGLLMAGAGAWLSAGRQLPTLAPKPRRAPAVTRSLPAMALFGMAYATASLGCTIAPFLAIVVSAFRSGSTGEGIALFAAYAAGMGLIVGAASLTVALSRATAVPRLRRLGSVAPRLGGALLLCVGAYVAYYGWYEIRVQRDPTVQDPVVDAAGTVQRAIAEFLETVGPAAVAVLLAVLLVTAAAITGRRRARRARATETGGRPAPGRSS from the coding sequence ATGACCGATCTGCCTCTGGCTCTCGCGATCGGCGCGGGCATGCTCGCCGCCGTCAACCCGTGCGGCTTCGCCCTGCTCCCCGCCTACCTGTCGCTGCTCGTCCTCGGCGACGACTCCCCCAGCCGTGTGGTCGCCGTCGGCCGGGCACTGACCGCCACCGCGGCGATGACCGCCGGGTTCGCCGCGCTCTTCGGCGTCTTCGGGCTGGCCGTCCAGCCCGTGGCGGGGCAAGTGCAGGAACACCTGCCCTGGTTCACCATCGTCTTCGGGCTGCTGATGGCGGGCGCCGGGGCTTGGCTGTCGGCCGGGCGTCAACTGCCCACCCTGGCACCGAAGCCGCGCCGCGCCCCGGCCGTGACCCGTTCGCTGCCCGCCATGGCGCTCTTCGGAATGGCGTACGCGACCGCCTCCCTCGGCTGCACCATCGCCCCGTTCCTCGCCATCGTCGTCTCCGCCTTCCGCAGCGGCTCGACCGGTGAGGGCATCGCCCTGTTCGCCGCGTACGCCGCCGGGATGGGCCTGATCGTGGGTGCCGCCTCCCTGACCGTGGCCCTCAGCCGTGCGACCGCCGTGCCCCGCCTGCGTCGACTCGGTTCCGTGGCGCCCCGGCTCGGCGGCGCGCTGCTCCTGTGCGTGGGCGCGTACGTGGCGTACTACGGCTGGTACGAGATCCGCGTCCAGCGCGATCCCACCGTCCAGGATCCGGTCGTCGACGCGGCCGGCACCGTCCAGCGCGCCATCGCGGAGTTCCTGGAGACTGTCGGCCCCGCCGCCGTCGCGGTCCTGCTCGCGGTACTGCTGGTCACGGCGGCAGCCATCACCGGCCGACGGCGGGCACGCCGGGCACGCGCCACGGAAACCGGCGGCCGACCCGCGCCCGGCCGCTCCTCCTGA
- a CDS encoding redoxin domain-containing protein: MRARTLLPAVLAATLLTVTGCGADAGSDSGSDGQAAPPKATSSVPESAGSGEGEGEGEGGSQVPEALNFTGTTVDGKPFDATTLAGKPTVLWFWAPWCPKCRAQAGETAKVAADYTGKANVLGVAGLDKNDAMKEFVSQTGTDAFPHLSDETGEVWKRFEVTEQSRYVILDEDGRTVYEGVLPGGEGLAEKVAGLTG; this comes from the coding sequence ATGCGTGCCCGCACTCTCCTCCCTGCCGTCCTGGCAGCCACGCTGCTCACCGTCACCGGCTGCGGCGCCGACGCCGGTTCCGATTCCGGCAGCGACGGCCAGGCCGCACCGCCGAAGGCGACATCCTCCGTCCCGGAGTCCGCTGGCTCGGGCGAGGGCGAGGGCGAGGGCGAGGGCGGGTCGCAGGTCCCCGAGGCACTGAACTTCACCGGAACCACGGTGGACGGCAAGCCCTTCGACGCGACGACGCTCGCGGGCAAGCCCACCGTGCTGTGGTTCTGGGCCCCGTGGTGCCCCAAGTGCCGCGCCCAGGCCGGCGAGACCGCCAAGGTCGCCGCCGACTACACGGGCAAGGCCAACGTCCTCGGCGTCGCCGGCCTCGACAAGAACGACGCCATGAAGGAGTTCGTCTCCCAGACGGGCACCGACGCCTTCCCCCACCTCTCGGACGAGACCGGCGAGGTGTGGAAGCGGTTCGAGGTCACCGAGCAGAGCCGCTACGTCATCCTCGACGAGGACGGCAGGACCGTATACGAGGGCGTGCTGCCCGGTGGCGAAGGGCTGGCCGAGAAGGTCGCCGGGCTCACCGGCTGA
- a CDS encoding DinB family protein, whose protein sequence is MNAELDAPKGALDRQREHVLGILEGLSEEDLRRPVLPSGWSCLALLRHLTLDVERFWFLGVIAGEPDVAGQLTAGAETHWYVPEGMSAEEVFADYRAAIARADAVLATPAPEQEPAAWPVEIWPTWRMPDVRHIVIHVLTEVACHSGHLDAARELIDGTTWLGGSPYAG, encoded by the coding sequence GTGAACGCGGAACTGGACGCCCCCAAGGGCGCCCTGGACCGCCAGCGCGAGCACGTCCTCGGGATCCTCGAAGGGCTCTCGGAGGAGGATTTACGGCGGCCGGTACTGCCCAGCGGCTGGAGCTGCCTGGCATTGCTGCGCCACCTCACCCTGGATGTCGAACGCTTCTGGTTCCTCGGCGTGATCGCGGGCGAGCCGGATGTGGCCGGACAGCTCACGGCAGGCGCGGAGACGCACTGGTACGTGCCCGAGGGGATGAGCGCCGAGGAGGTCTTCGCCGACTACCGTGCGGCCATCGCGCGCGCGGACGCCGTGCTCGCCACCCCCGCGCCCGAACAGGAGCCCGCCGCTTGGCCCGTGGAGATCTGGCCGACCTGGCGGATGCCTGACGTGCGGCACATCGTGATCCATGTGCTCACCGAAGTCGCCTGCCACAGCGGACACCTGGACGCGGCGCGCGAACTGATCGACGGCACCACCTGGCTCGGCGGAAGCCCCTACGCCGGCTAG
- a CDS encoding SRPBCC family protein, with the protein MTSTTGESVVVSRRIGAPAGDIFRILADPGRHADLDGSGMLRGGVSGAVVSGVGDVFVMRMHYERYGDDEMHNHVVEYEPDRRIGWEPRPVAGTPTPPRPGPRGATGGSSTWSRTGPGRRS; encoded by the coding sequence ATGACGAGTACGACAGGCGAGTCCGTGGTGGTGTCCCGCCGCATCGGGGCCCCGGCGGGGGACATCTTCCGGATCCTGGCCGATCCGGGACGGCACGCGGACCTCGACGGCTCGGGGATGCTGCGCGGTGGCGTCTCGGGCGCTGTGGTCTCGGGCGTCGGGGACGTCTTCGTGATGCGGATGCACTACGAGCGCTACGGCGACGACGAGATGCACAATCACGTCGTCGAGTACGAGCCGGACCGCCGCATCGGCTGGGAGCCGAGGCCCGTCGCGGGCACCCCGACGCCGCCGCGTCCGGGGCCGCGTGGGGCCACCGGTGGATCTTCGACCTGGTCCCGGACGGGGCCGGGGCGACGGTCGTGA
- a CDS encoding SRPBCC family protein, translating into MVDILHRIGVTSSPDDVYTALTTIDGLAGWWTRDTDGDTDIGGVIRFRFEPGGFDMKVLETRPAERVLWEVVDGPEEWIGTRIRFDLKQEDGFTIVLFRHEGWKEPVEFMYHCSTKWAIFLMSLKNLVETGKGEPAPHDVKISNWH; encoded by the coding sequence ATGGTGGACATCCTGCACAGGATCGGAGTCACGTCGTCTCCCGACGACGTCTACACAGCCTTGACCACGATCGACGGGCTGGCGGGCTGGTGGACGCGGGACACGGACGGCGACACCGACATCGGCGGAGTGATCAGGTTCCGCTTCGAGCCCGGCGGGTTCGACATGAAGGTACTGGAGACCCGGCCCGCCGAGCGCGTGCTCTGGGAGGTCGTCGACGGTCCCGAGGAGTGGATCGGCACACGGATTCGCTTCGACCTCAAGCAGGAGGACGGCTTCACGATCGTGCTGTTCCGGCACGAAGGGTGGAAGGAGCCCGTGGAGTTCATGTACCACTGCAGCACCAAGTGGGCGATCTTCCTGATGAGTCTCAAGAACCTGGTCGAAACCGGCAAGGGCGAGCCCGCGCCGCACGACGTCAAGATCAGCAACTGGCACTGA
- a CDS encoding ArsR/SmtB family transcription factor, producing the protein MSVTVDDELWSAVGDPIRRRMLDLLLTGGGGTATTLSEQLPVTRQAVSKHLGVLGRVGLVHVTPSGRERLYQVDEAQLARAVAQLSSVGAAWDARLQRIKRIAEAIQRGQEG; encoded by the coding sequence ATGAGCGTGACCGTGGACGACGAGCTCTGGTCGGCCGTGGGAGACCCCATCCGGCGGCGGATGCTCGACCTGCTGCTGACGGGGGGCGGCGGAACGGCGACCACCCTGAGCGAGCAGTTGCCGGTCACGCGGCAGGCGGTCTCCAAACACCTCGGTGTACTCGGCCGGGTCGGGCTGGTCCACGTCACTCCGTCCGGACGCGAGCGCCTTTACCAGGTCGACGAGGCCCAGCTCGCCCGCGCGGTCGCGCAGTTGTCGTCGGTCGGGGCCGCCTGGGACGCCCGGCTGCAGCGCATCAAGCGGATCGCCGAGGCGATCCAACGCGGCCAGGAGGGCTGA
- a CDS encoding SRPBCC family protein, whose protein sequence is MEYGSIEREIHIDATPEVVYEVISTPEHLREWWPDEAELEPVPGATGVITFGDRTAPDAQVAPLTVVEADPPRRFSFRWVYDEDEAATPANSLLVTFELVPSGTGTLLRFTETGFREKGWEAAVLEEQYRDHVNGWDYFLPRLVTYVARLVSTR, encoded by the coding sequence ATGGAGTACGGCAGCATCGAGCGGGAGATCCACATCGACGCCACGCCCGAGGTGGTCTACGAGGTCATCAGCACGCCGGAACACCTGCGGGAGTGGTGGCCCGACGAAGCAGAGCTCGAGCCGGTGCCCGGCGCCACCGGGGTCATCACGTTCGGCGACCGGACCGCACCGGATGCGCAGGTCGCACCACTCACGGTGGTGGAGGCCGACCCGCCCCGGCGGTTCTCCTTCCGGTGGGTGTACGACGAGGACGAGGCCGCGACGCCGGCCAACTCGCTCCTGGTGACCTTCGAGTTGGTCCCGTCGGGTACGGGCACCCTGTTGCGCTTCACGGAGACGGGCTTCCGGGAGAAGGGCTGGGAGGCGGCCGTGCTCGAAGAGCAATACCGCGATCACGTCAACGGATGGGACTACTTCCTGCCCCGCCTCGTCACCTACGTCGCCCGGCTGGTGTCGACGCGATGA
- a CDS encoding gamma-glutamyltransferase family protein, giving the protein MFTTRPTLQGTFGMVSSTHWLASQSAMAVLEDGGNAYDAAVAAGFVLHVVEPHLNGPAGEVPIILAPAACEVRVLCGQGVAPAGASIEHYRGLGLDLVPGTGPLAAAVPGAFDAWMLLLRDHGTKDLADVLKYAIGYAEDGHAPVENVGATVESVRVLFEEEWTSSADVYLPGGKAPRPGELFRNPALAATWRRLLAEVEGAGDRETRIEAARQVWRSGFIAEALVRQAGRPTMDTSGERHTGTLTMADLAAWSASYETPATYDWNGWTLCKAGPWSQGPVLLQQLALLPPELPEYGSAAYTHLLVENCKLAMADREAWYGDAAPVPLAELLSVEYNSGRRALVGDTASYELRPGSPGGRTPSLSAHARVVASSEPGHGFAEPGFNPLGVGEPTVASHGGTRGDTCHLDVVDRWGNMVAATPSGGWLQSNPVVPELGFPLGTRLQMAWLDEGLPNSLTPGRRPRTTLTPSLALRDGVPVMAFGTPGGDQQDQWQLHFFLAVALRPPVRGGLDLQGAIDAPNWHNDSFPGSFFPRGMRPGSVTVEPHTPPEVVAELRRRGHDVTVGAPWSEGRLCAVARDPETGVLSAAANPRGMQGYAVGR; this is encoded by the coding sequence ATGTTCACCACCCGCCCCACCCTGCAGGGAACCTTCGGAATGGTGTCCTCCACGCACTGGCTGGCGTCGCAGTCGGCGATGGCCGTCCTTGAGGACGGCGGCAACGCCTACGACGCGGCCGTCGCCGCGGGCTTCGTCCTGCACGTCGTCGAACCGCACCTCAACGGCCCGGCGGGCGAGGTGCCGATCATCCTCGCCCCGGCGGCCTGCGAGGTCCGGGTCCTGTGCGGACAGGGCGTGGCACCCGCGGGGGCGTCGATCGAGCACTACAGGGGCCTCGGCCTGGATCTCGTACCCGGTACGGGACCGTTGGCGGCGGCCGTGCCGGGCGCGTTCGACGCCTGGATGCTGCTCCTTCGTGATCACGGCACCAAGGACCTCGCCGACGTCCTCAAGTACGCCATCGGGTACGCGGAGGACGGGCACGCGCCCGTGGAGAACGTCGGGGCGACCGTCGAGTCGGTGCGTGTCCTCTTCGAGGAGGAGTGGACTTCGTCGGCGGACGTGTATCTGCCGGGCGGGAAGGCACCCCGCCCCGGCGAGCTGTTCCGCAATCCGGCGCTCGCCGCGACCTGGCGGCGGCTGCTCGCCGAGGTCGAGGGGGCGGGGGACCGCGAGACCCGCATCGAGGCGGCGCGTCAGGTGTGGCGCTCCGGCTTCATCGCGGAAGCCCTGGTACGGCAGGCCGGGCGGCCCACCATGGACACCAGCGGCGAACGGCACACCGGCACGCTCACCATGGCCGACCTGGCCGCCTGGTCCGCCTCCTACGAGACCCCGGCGACGTACGACTGGAACGGCTGGACCCTGTGCAAGGCGGGCCCCTGGAGCCAGGGGCCGGTGCTCCTCCAGCAACTCGCCCTGCTGCCGCCCGAACTGCCGGAGTACGGGTCCGCCGCTTACACGCACCTCCTCGTCGAGAACTGCAAGCTCGCCATGGCGGACCGGGAGGCCTGGTACGGGGACGCGGCGCCGGTACCGCTGGCGGAGCTGCTGTCCGTCGAGTACAACTCCGGGCGGCGGGCGCTCGTCGGTGACACGGCGTCGTACGAGCTGCGCCCCGGCAGTCCCGGCGGACGCACCCCGAGTTTGAGCGCGCACGCGCGCGTGGTGGCCTCCTCAGAGCCCGGCCACGGCTTCGCGGAGCCCGGCTTCAATCCCCTGGGGGTCGGTGAGCCCACGGTCGCGTCCCATGGGGGCACCCGGGGCGACACCTGCCACCTGGACGTCGTCGACCGCTGGGGCAACATGGTCGCGGCCACGCCCAGCGGCGGCTGGCTGCAGTCCAACCCCGTGGTGCCCGAGCTGGGCTTCCCGCTCGGCACCCGGCTGCAGATGGCCTGGCTCGACGAGGGCCTGCCCAACTCCCTCACCCCCGGACGCCGGCCGCGCACCACGCTCACCCCGTCGCTCGCGCTGCGCGACGGGGTGCCCGTCATGGCGTTCGGTACGCCCGGAGGCGACCAGCAGGACCAGTGGCAGCTGCACTTCTTCCTGGCCGTGGCCCTGCGCCCGCCGGTCCGGGGCGGCCTCGACCTCCAGGGCGCGATCGACGCCCCGAACTGGCACAACGACAGCTTCCCCGGCTCCTTCTTCCCGCGCGGCATGCGCCCCGGCAGCGTCACGGTGGAGCCCCACACGCCACCGGAGGTCGTCGCGGAGCTGCGGCGGCGCGGCCACGACGTCACCGTGGGCGCGCCCTGGTCCGAGGGCCGGCTCTGCGCGGTCGCACGCGACCCGGAGACCGGGGTGCTGTCGGCGGCGGCGAATCCCCGGGGCATGCAGGGCTACGCGGTCGGGCGCTGA
- a CDS encoding inositol monophosphatase family protein, producing the protein MIEDSETIDEFLARHASDVEEAIRKAAAAEIMPRFRQLAAHEVDEKSGPHDLVTDADRKAELYLTEALSALLPGSVVVGEEAVHANPASYDAIRGDAPVWIVDPVDGTRQFVRGEPGFCTLVALAQGGVLRASWTYAAALDRLAVAIRGQGATLDGEPLRAGSPEPGRDLEVATSHPDYTTEDQKAALLGLWTEGVAPRACGSAGLEYLAIAQGRLDATAFSWEAAWDHAAGLLLVEEAGGAHLTLAGEPFRITGGNALPFTAARDAATARRVVGLLSGGA; encoded by the coding sequence ATGATCGAAGACAGCGAAACCATCGACGAGTTTCTCGCCCGGCACGCCTCCGACGTCGAGGAAGCGATCCGCAAGGCCGCCGCCGCGGAGATCATGCCGCGTTTCCGGCAGCTCGCCGCGCACGAGGTCGACGAGAAGAGCGGCCCGCACGACCTGGTGACCGACGCCGACCGCAAGGCCGAGCTGTATCTGACGGAGGCGCTCTCGGCGCTGCTGCCCGGCTCGGTCGTGGTCGGCGAGGAGGCGGTGCACGCCAACCCGGCGTCGTACGACGCGATCCGGGGCGACGCGCCGGTCTGGATCGTCGACCCGGTGGACGGCACCCGGCAGTTCGTGCGCGGCGAGCCCGGCTTCTGCACCCTCGTCGCCCTCGCCCAGGGCGGCGTCCTGCGCGCCTCCTGGACGTACGCGGCCGCCCTCGACCGGCTCGCCGTGGCGATACGGGGCCAGGGGGCGACCCTGGACGGTGAGCCCCTGCGTGCCGGCTCGCCGGAGCCCGGCCGTGACCTCGAAGTGGCCACCTCCCACCCGGACTACACCACGGAGGACCAGAAGGCGGCGCTGCTAGGCCTCTGGACGGAAGGCGTCGCCCCGCGCGCGTGCGGTTCGGCCGGGCTGGAGTATCTCGCCATCGCCCAGGGCCGGTTGGACGCCACGGCGTTCTCCTGGGAGGCCGCCTGGGACCACGCGGCGGGTCTCCTCCTGGTCGAGGAGGCGGGCGGCGCCCATCTGACCCTGGCGGGGGAGCCGTTCCGCATAACCGGCGGCAACGCCCTGCCGTTCACCGCGGCACGGGACGCGGCCACGGCTCGCCGGGTGGTGGGGTTGCTGTCGGGCGGAGCCTGA